From a single Drosophila gunungcola strain Sukarami chromosome 2L unlocalized genomic scaffold, Dgunungcola_SK_2 000008F, whole genome shotgun sequence genomic region:
- the LOC128253381 gene encoding uncharacterized protein LOC128253381: MFSLQQLVRAAISANGGSDLNLSRLLRHLSVTSDATTTLCTAAATKHSSPPKLGDDGSHGLNTHTDGRSHSESESDLESARGLLGNISTQQFARRILQQRSQDIQRHIHTQSAKGQTRAKSSQQQQQQQTATKFAMSSLAAEPLQSQKQDEITASTGGDVESPASCHEVASTAASAGKKPCFSTGLGEILQFMELIGNLKHTKRTGWVLRDVNDCESISGHMYRMSMLTFLLDGSEGLNQIRCMELALVHDLAESLVGDITPFCGVSKDEKRAMEFKAMEDICKLIEPRGKRIMELFEEYEHGQTAESKFVKDLDRLDMVMQAFEYEKRDNCLLKHQEFFDSTEGKFNHPFVKKLVNEIYEQRDVLAKAKGATPPPAIEVPNMERPSKLANGHDSSS; this comes from the exons ATGTTCTCTCTGCAGCAATTGGTCAGAGCGGCGATCTCAGCGAACGGTGGCAGTGATCTCAATCTCAGCCGACTGCTGCGGCACTTGAGCGTGACGTCAGACGCTACAACTACACTG TGCACAGCGGCAGCCACAAAGCACTCTAGTCCCCCGAAGTTGGGCGACGACGGCAGTCACGGTTTGAACACGCACACGGACGGTCGTAGTCACAGCGAATCAGAGTCAGATTTGGAGTCGGCGCGCGGACTACTTGGAAATATCTCAACACAGCAGTTCGCCAGAAGGATACTGCAGCAGCGCAGCCAGGACATCCAGCGCCATATCCACACACAGTCAGCCAAGGGACAGACCAGGGCCAAGTCCtcgcagcaacaacaacagcagcagaccGCCACCAAGTTCGCCATGTCGTCGCTAGCGGCAGAGCCATTGCAGTCCCAGAAACAGGACGAAATCACAGCCAGCACGGGCGGCGATGTGGAGTCCCCAGCCTCCTGCCACGAGGTGGCATCCACAGCCGCCAGCGCCGGCAAAAAGCCCTGCTTCAGCACTGGTCTCGGCGAGATTCTGCAGTTCATGGAGCTCATCGGCAACCTGAAG CACACAAAACGCACGGGATGGGTGCTGCGTGATGTCAACGACTGCGAATCGATTTCGGGACACATGTACAGGATGAGCATGCTGACCTTCCTGCTGGATGGCAGCGAGGGACTCAATCAGATCCGCTGCATGGAGCTGGCATTGGTGCACGACTTGGCGGAGAGCTTGGTGGGCGATATTACCCCGTTTTGCGGGGTTTCTAAGGACGAAAAGCGGGCCATGGAGTTCAAGGCGATGGAGGATATATGCAAGTTGATCGAGCCACGCGGCAAGCGCATAATGGAACTGTTCGAG GAGTACGAGCATGGACAGACGGCCGAGAGCAAATTCGTCAAGGACCTGGATCGCCTGGACATGGTGATGCAGGCGTTCGAGTACGAGAAGCGGGACAACTGCCTTCTGAAGCACCAGGAGTTCTTCGACTCCACGGAGGGTAAATTCAACCACCCGTTTGTAAAGAAGCTGGTCAACGAGATCTACGAGCAGAGAGATGTCTTGGCCAAGGCCAAGGGTGCCACACCTCCGCCGGCCATTGAGGTGCCCAACATGGAGAGGCCCTCAAAACTGGCCAACGGGCATGACAGCTCAAGTTGA